Part of the Henckelia pumila isolate YLH828 chromosome 2, ASM3356847v2, whole genome shotgun sequence genome is shown below.
AGCTAGTCGATCTAtctctcttccttcatttcTCCTCGTGTCGTGAGCCTTCTATCCTAAGAATTTAACTCAAGCTTTAGTTCTATCCTTAGAATTGGACTCAAGCTTTAGTTCTTGGTCATTGGGATTGGATTGGGATTAAGCATGTGAAATGGCTCAAGATAATTCATTTTATGGATGGAAGTGATCCATATAATGTAGCTAGAGTATGTCTCATTGATTTATACTTGTCGACATGGTCTATACTCTATACTTgcaatgaaaaataattatttaaataaaaaattatattttttcatgtGTCAGATATGTGTTTCACAAAATTGATATGTGACACCTACAAAGATTGAAAAACATGATGTTCTAACTGAAATTGACAACCAAGAATAGACatttatcaatatataataTAGACCTCACATATGAAAATAAATGTTCAACCTTAAATATACAATTGTGTATCGCCTGAACATAAAATCTTTCATGATATATATACAAACAATGTCGCGAAAAAATATTGGTAACACATAAAGAAGCTAAAATTAAGGAAATGGTCTGAAATGCATACAGATCATTTTCCAAGTGATGTCTTGCACGATTTTTTTATAGTAACTAGTGCACCAATGCACGTATCGTGttttatacaattttttttgtaattaatttattttatattcaaataagattaatatcataaaaaaaatgaaacatgATACATCGGTACTGTAATTTTGAAAGTGATTTGTCAATGCTAGTGTCTATGTTATGTGCTTGATCCAAGAGCCCTTCTTTTTATGTTtggttggaaaaaaaaaaaaaaaggtgttTGGATGCACACTTCGGACCTTGAGGTAGAGGTTTTAAAATAGGTTAGGTTGTCCGCCTCCACCATACAAAATAGGTGGGTTAGGTTAACAATTTTTCAACACGCTTAAAGGTGAGCCGGCCCACCCCGCCCTTAGGTGAATTGTGGATTGGCCCCTaaaatctgccatatttcaCGTATGTTAGTTGGGTTGGCCCGCTTCGCCACTTAAAATATATAAGTTGAGTTGGATTGACGTTTTTCCCATCCACCTCTAGTATCAACGCACTACTCTAAACTCgggagaaaaaaagaaaaagcaaAAAGAGAGATAAAAATACAAATAGATAATTGAGTTGGAAGGTGGTGGCTTTCTTGGGTTTCTACTTTCTCCATCTGTCCTTCCAATGCAGTTCCCGGGGTTGCTTCTGTTACACACACTTCACCTGCCCCACACCACAATAATAAAACCCTATGGCTATCAGTGCCCACCTGGAAATTGAAGTTGGAGGAGAAAAAGTCACGCACCCATCTGCATTTCATCCAATCACTTCAGCTTCAGGTATTCTTATTTGCTTTTGGTGATCTCATTTTCGGATCTGACGCTTCTGGGAATTACTTTATAGAGGATATGGAATTAGGTGTAACTGAGACTTactaaatcttttttttttttttcttttcacatGAAGTATGATTAATTCGTTTAAACTTATTCAAGGTTCAAGAAATTATGTCCGTTGTTTATTGGGTTGGGTTGTGTCACTTTCCAGATTACGTTTGTAGGAGTTTTGGTTTAAGTTTGATGATTCAATATAATGTTAGTTTGTGATCTTCAAGATTCTTAAACAACTTGGACCATAATAGTAGCCTTAATTTCTGAAATAAAGTAATAAATTTCCTGTCTTTTGTTACTGCATGCTTGGGAGTAATCTATGAATAATTAATTAGTCAATTTAATTATCTAATGGAATAACGTTGTTATAGATAATGCCTGATAAATGCGTTTCAGTATGAGTTCTATCAAGTAATGATTGCTGTTTCGATGAACTTTCTAGTAttgtgagtttttttttttggttgtgtTTTAGTTCTATGGAGGTGGAGAAAGCTCAACCGAGGACGTTTGATGAGGTGTCGATGGAGAGAAGCAAGAGTTTTGTGACTGCATTACAGGTAATTCACTTGCAACTGTGATAATAACTGTTTTTACTCTTATtatatttgagtttttggctgGAAACTTTGGATCAGATCTGGGAATAGATTAGTATATGATTGTGAAGACTTGTCTTGACTTTAGTTTGACTTCATTTTGTCTTTTTTGCTTCTTAGTTGACAGAAGGAGAGTAAATTCGAGCAACAGTTCTACGACTGGATTTGACATTGAGATATATAAATTACCTTGGTTGAGTTCGATTCGACTCGATTTTTTGGTCCCTGTATAGATCATTAATGATTATTTCTGTACAAAATTGCATGTCAGCGATGGAAAATCTGGAGTTATGCAATTTGGGATGTGTGTAATGTTCTATATCGTGTTAGTCGATTTATGTGATGATTTTGTTCAATTCTTTTTGGACAATACGATTTTATTCGATTTCGGTGATAAAAGTGTTGCTTCTTTATGATActggctttctgtgttttttATGCTCATGCATGGTTTCTATTCATTCGCAATTTTCACAACTTTAGGAAAGGGGTTATTTATTGCATATCATGTCTCTGCAGGAACTCAAGAACCTTCGGCCTCAACTGCATTCTGCAGCAGAGTATTGCGAGAAGTCGTATCTCCACAGTGAGCAGAAGCAAATGTAAGACTTCAGCAGAATTATCTTATGTGATCTTGCTCAACTCTGTTTTTTTGGAGGTCCTTCTGTGTTCAATTGGTTGTTTTTGGCACGCTTTTTTGAGGGTAATAATGGAGAAATGTGGTGCTCTCGTGATATTTAATGCGAGTTTGCATGTTTCATTGGATGATCATGTATGAAAACTTTTTTGGACAATGATATTATTCATTTTGTCTTGCTCTTTTGACGGGAAAGAGAAGTAATGTTACTTTGCCATGCCATGTGAATATACCTCTCTATTCTCTTGCTATTTATAAGGGTACTGGATAATTTGAAGGACTATGCTGTAAGAGCTCTAGTCAATGCTATTGACCACCTTGGTACTGTTGCTTACAAGTTAAGTGATGTTCTGGAGCAACAGACATTGGAGATCTCATCAATGGATCTGAAAGTTACATGCCTACATCAGGTAGATTTTTCTATTGTCTTAGTGAAGATTTTACTAAAAGATGATCGAGGCTGAAATATGTTTTTCATTTTAAGCAACTTCTAACATGCCAAACATACATGGATAAAGAAGGTCTTAGGCAGCAGCAGTTATTGGCTATCATTCCAAGGCATCACAAACATTACATTTTGCCAAGTAAGATCAATGGTTGCTTTGAATACTGCTTGCCTTTTATAAGATTCAAGTACTTTGAGTCTCTCATCAAATTCTCTATTTTTTGATGCTAATCTAGACTCTATCAGCAAGAAGGTGCACTTCAGCCCACAGATACAGACAGATCCTAGGCAACCTGTGCAAGCAAGAGGTCGCCTTTACCCTTCAGATGGTTGATTTCGAAAGTGTTTTAATTTCTCTTGATTATATTGAGCTTGTAAATAACGTCATGTTTTCAAATTGCCTGCTGATTTAGGTGCTTCTGCTGCAACTACTCTCTCTTGGCATTTAGCATCAGAAACCAAGTCAACCTTGAAAGGCTTTCCACGTGGTATTATGAGGTTAGTCGTTGAAGTTTTTTGTCCTGGGTTTGACTGAATGAAAATTTCTCCTACCCTTTCATTAAACTAATCCAGCACGAAGGATTTGTAATATTTCCCTACCCTCGCAGCACCGAGGACTCGAAAACAAGTGGAAACACATCTAGTGCATTCAACTTATCGGGTATGCATAAATCAACCATACTTTTCAGTTACGTTGTGAATATGAGTAAAAGATAATATTTCAGTACTGGTTTTGTGAAACTTGTTCCTATCAAGTAGATATGGATGACAAAGCCTGGATGAAATCCATGTCAACTTCAACTGTGGCTATGCAAGCACTGGGGGTTACACGACAGGTAATGTCAAATTTCTATAGAAGTcattcttgatttctttcttCATTCAATGTTAAGTCATCTGAATAATGGTAAATCATGAACTTCTGTATTTCTTGTTTAGCTTtttgctgattttgtcaaaaaCTCTGAAACCAATGGAAAGAAATTTCTTTTGCAGGAGTATATGGAGGGCTCCAAACCTGTACCTCCATTTAGATCCTTTGACATTCCAAGGGAGAATTTACGCCCACGTGCACCTGGTCGTAGCAAGAGCATGATTTCAGCTTTCTTTGCCAAGCCAAAGACCCAACAAAAGTTGAAAACTAGTACATGAATTCCAGGATAGTATCACATTCACCACATATTTTCTGCTTTGTCATTTCTTGACCGATAGTATCACATTCACCACATATTTTCACCATGGTGGAATTTGTTCATATTCAACGTGCTGATTTTCATTTCAAACATTAATTAGTATTTGTTGTTTGTGGATTAATCAATAAAGCATCTAGTATTTGTTGTTTGTGGATTGATCAATAAAGCATCAAGTGAAACATGTTCGAGGATTCTCGTGAGCAGAATATTTATATAACAGTCCTTAATTCTCCACGCTGTCTTTGGCTCTTCTTATTACAGCTTTTGtggatatatatttatgtaGATGTGTGGTATTGGGACTGCTTTGAAGATGGCAGAAAACAGAGACAAAATGAATATTGTTGAGGCTCGGGTTGAACACGATGTCTTTAAAAAGTTTTTGCCCCGCTCTTGGTGCTGACGGAAATTGGCAAACTTCTCCCAAGATACAACAACAATCTTGTGATAATAGCATAATAAATCACAAGTTCAATAACCAAAAATGATATGAACTCTCTTTTCAGAAAAGTACAAGAATATGAGTGCAGATGATTTTTCAGAAAAGATTGAATTGCATGAATTAATGAACTTTAATATGATATTTAAAGTTGTTTTCATGCAGGTTATGTTGTTTCACCATGTGGTACAACTTTTGATCCAAAAAACTAATCATCCAAGGAAtgaaataacatctaaaaatTCGGAGAAGGAAGACATTTTTTCATGAAAAAGCGTCCAGGCAGTATTGCGCCCCTGCACCTCCTGCTCACGTGGGCGTGCAGGAGGACCAGTGCAGGGGCGCAATATTTATTGCCCCTgtgcaattttttttcttttcttcatttCTTTTTTCCGATCTTCCTTTTTCCGATCTTCTCATTGCTTAATTTCAATTCTTTAAGCACAAACAAAATTTTCAACAATCCCGCACATGAAATGCACATGATGTCAAAGAGAGGTCACACGAAAATTCAGTGCATCAGGAGAGGTAGTTTGTGGCTTTGAACCTTCCGTAATAGAATACTATCGAATTTACTAGGCCACGAAGGGAacatgatgtcttgaacttctTGGCGGTTTATGTAAAACCAGACAATAGTACCTACACAATGATTTTTCTTCATTTCTATTGGTTTTTCAGTTGTGTCCGTTTTGGCCATGGAACATATCTTGTTTTCATAAGTTTTTCACCGAGACGGCCCGTCCTCACACTTATATAGGTGCTCCTCATAAGAGTATCCTAccatatgaaagagtgggtgcccggttagccaacttgtggctaagggcttttatgactctatgtataaacaatctttgtttaatataatttacattcattaatagcattttctttgtctttctttatattgttatatagtgatatactattgttgttttgataaagaccttgaatatactacagtgtaagtaagatgagatagtgaataaagagagatcactattatgaaacacatcttatagtcactgtatattctaaacagttcctagtcaattgagccgtccgctaataaggataaggatcgctcgagattgagactagcatttgtgatgccaagtaccacgtttcattggtaatgaacatggagatattcaaagcatgcaaatggatattcatatgatgaatgatcgaactaccctattcggactttccaagtggttattattatttgagtggataagtccgcggttttggttgtacaccattagtccttactacttgaaacatcattgagactctatatgctagtactgtactttgactcgtttatcgactctattggggtcatcaggtgttgggattgggtacagttacgacacatataggagtcgatactttgttgtcaaggattcaccacatacttgcgagtgtggatatcctatgcgatctgaggagatattagtgtgacaaatctctggcagtacatgatgtgctttaaaaaatggtttcctagtagcacatgcgatgtcactatttgatcttcaagatgcattgcatagttatcgaatttcGAACGaatctcgatgtaccaatggttgttgattcgatcgggatatatggatgaagggaccgtactgtacgctaactaaaacctactggttcttgcaggcactatcagtgatacctagggaatcatggggcgatgttgctagacgctcttaccatgattcgttgggcaagtcggaaatcgttgttccgagtcacaaagagttgtgagcccacggctagctgtatccctgaaccattgagggtcacacaagtaatggattactaaaccccgttgagatagttaaatttaaagagttaaatttaatgaaagagaagttggacttcttaactaaagggagtggaatttcctaaaatgacatatggatgagcatttttggaaatcactgaattcggattcagaaaaattatcttgactttaaaagatgcagaaatggtttctgtgcacattggtaaaatcagtttatcaatcggagtcatgatgaattttttatattaatttctataataacaggcttggcttgtagggcttaagttatggattatgggccctaaggagttagagattataacttaatctagtctaaaacttatctataaatataggtatagtgttcgaaaattagagACATTccattcttgcaattttcgaattacacacaaatattttcaaggggtttttcgaaaatcctctactcccttttgagaaaattcggtctgtgatttttctgaaaaatcactttctgaattgacaaatcaaatctgtttattctttacgataaacatctggttgatttctagtgcaatcaatcagagggtttgtGTTTTCTATTCGTAGACCTAatttcggagattgatcgagcaagtcatcggttcccgagatttacaacaagagcagattaaattctgttggagtccataatcaagccttagcttgaagaggtaaaaatatttaattgtgaatttatatttttacttgcaagattttaatcgttaagatttgatacccacgatatggaatcgttccatatcgaaaaataaaatttttaaactttcgctgctccgggtatcacatccgtgtgatcagagaacgcatgttccaacagtggtatcagagacaggtcgtaaactttgatcaaacgattaaaattaatcgattgtacaaaatttttagcctcggtttttgaaacaaaacgaaaaatttttaaaaattaaatttgaaaggaAACAAGGCAATCGGGCAGGGAgcgtcgctgcccggggcagcgcacgtcgctgcccaaggcagcgatttgatcgctgcccacctccacgtgggcagccctgtcccacgtggaggcggggctgcccgggaatgtcccgggcagtccgaaaattttaaaatttgattttttggaatttttaaaatttttgaaattttagtttttaatccgatcgaaaattgtttttgattggtccacgaggcatcggatcaaattgtttgagtccgaaatttttaaaattaatttttggataaatttgaatttttgggaaatttataaattttatccgttaaattagattttataaaattaattattttggtacaattgatgataagatatgatcttatgaaaggataagataatatttgattttatctttttaattatgatgccattgtatgttatccaattatttaattattgaattaattattggataaaaggatgatcgattttcATGatcaatattataggtgtatgttaggttgtttacatttggttttattgttgttgttgaaacatcctaaaactcctactgaattttttttttaaacaaaattctctgataataaaataatgaatataaatatatatatgcccatacatatatatatcatacataaaaataactttacttaatttaaaatacataaacacaataaatacaataaaagtacacacattcaattaaatacttaaaattaattactaaataatcatatataaatattccataataaaattcctaaattccatgcatatactgaaaatctataataataaaacatatgcggaaataaacgTTCTAGTCTCAACGtaaaattcatcttagagcaatggtcacgggttctagctgctggatactcatacgccctcgccgccagtcgggaacacattatccttattgacattttgcacacctgcaccatttaaatctagtgagcctagaggctcagcacgttctatccttatataacaaaatgaaaccacacataagcacacatcatataaaatacgtgaatataaatatacgtgcatgatcttaaaattatatacatataaacatgaaataaaataattatactgatttatcataatgctaaacatgtatcatcatacttaataaatctcataaaataacttatcatgatttcttagttctcaataggtcgtatccatgtcggtggcatcatactaagcgattgatcaactataaaccaacgtacgcggcggtggggtttccacctctgtgctgccacttcaccagccctctcagctggatccataagctcatcatacttatacatcattaggaaggtcaccgggcccaagtatcccggcctccaaccacatcactttccaccttcacttcaacttccataaaaaaatatatttttcttaacatacatttaaagttatcataaaaattcttacatgatgcatgaactaaaaaaaaatcttatttatttttttatttcatgaaaattcgcccgtaaatatatattttatttattttcttaaaaatcataaaaatgcatgcatgaattaaatatatatttacggaccttttaatttttcaaggACTTGTttgagctgctgaccacttaacttaaacccataaattcctagactgacacAATAAGTAATTAGCCCAACATGAACTGACCCATTAATTCTCATGGACCCCCAAATCCATGTAAAACTAATAAGCTCactaaaacattaattaaatccaTTAAATTACTTagaattaatcaaataaattattaactaGTTCATTAACCTATAAATTAGACCGTTAAATTACTAAACCCGACAcatcttggcccaataattctcatggatcacatggCCCATGACAAGTTAGTGGActcacttcattaattaattaagcccataattaaaattaaacttgtttaattaattaattaactcgaGCCCAAATTCATTTATTATTAACttaatctcttatttaatttaaaataaaaatacccgagtccAACTAATATAACCCAAACTCGAACCAAATTAACTTGACCCattatattttagacccgacccggacccaaaaaaccaagcccggcccaccaaaacaCAAGACACAACCCTAGCCTTCCTCTCCCAAAGCCCAACTCACGGCAGCCCTGAGTGGCTTCAGAAAAACTGAACGTGCCGCCTGCTTAGGccacctttggccgtgaaaccactGCCCATACTTATATAACATCCAGGAGGTTCTAACGCAACAAATTTGACTTAAAATCGAGCTCTgaagaaggagaacgaaccaaaacaacagAACCCCTCTGCTGATGTACGCGCAGAATGCAACTCGACACTCAGGCCGTTTggccgcccagctccggccaccacctACCGGAGCACCACCTGGAATACCTTTCCCAAGGTCTGGCGGTTCTAACCCCACCAGAACTAGACCCTAACTCACCCTATGGACCAAGAACGAGCCATTTTTCTGAAACTGCTCAACCTGCGCCAAATCTGTCTTCTATAGTGCACCCAGCTTAAACCAGCGATTAAGACACATGAACCACCATACAATCacgaccctaaggaccctaactCAGCCCTCAACCAATATGGTCAGCCCCTCAAACAACCTTAGATCAGAATATATGAAGAAACATGGGTTATGCACCTAAAAACATGAACCATGCATGATCATGTGAAGAATTTCATTCAAAACCACAAATGCATACATAATCTGATCATTCATGTTTAAAAAGAACTGtgtaatatgatttaaatggtgttcaagaatggaTTCGAGACGTGCCTTGATAATTATTTAGACGAAACGACATAAACGacgcgtatcgggctcgccgggacgaacAAATCTTCTAAATAATCCAAAAACCTTCAAAGATCGGCTATGAGGCTGGGAAAACTCTGATGGAACGTGAAAATGGTGGAGAAGAgggtgatggaggcggctaagaggtGAGGCGTGGGTTTGGGAGGGATTTAGGGTATAATATTTAGGATAAtctaggttaaataattaatagataattaggataattaaatactctaattttaaaatttaaaatacattctaatttgataaaactaagtaaatcccgaaattattattaatgagatttttaaagcttaataaaagtcattaaaataacttatttttggtaaaaattagcacataaataaatatatatctaaataccataattttcttcaaattatatcttaaaataatattttaaggctcctaaaaatctcataaaatattttggctgaaaacaaacatctcgtccgtccacggtcccgtctacgcgatcataaaataaattttctcaaataaattcataaatcacatcataccgatttaaatgccgaaacaatatttaaaacatgtcaataaatcacataattcacataataactcataaaacaatttaacacattttcactttattttaaaattattaaaatcctctaattatgcatgcggatttacgtgacgaattttcgggcgttacaattctctcccccttaaatggaattttgtcctcgaaatttgatttaacttaGTCGTCTAATAACATATGACTAAAAATTTTCCATAACtaattttcaaacttaaatcccaaaaacataTCTTAATTTGCAAATCTAAAAttcaatttatatataaaaaattctaacttgtcaaacttaaatatgcaattcataacttaatctacaaATCTAAATGTCAAACTTACATCTCATAAATTATCAAAATTAGTTTTCTAAACGTATATCATTCTAGTCATCTTCGTGTGTAATACGTCTCAAAAGCATACTGTAATTTTCGTAAATTATCCACGTAACCGCATTGCAAAACTAAGTGTTTTTAACTTTAAGACTGTCATAAATTTAAATTCTCCTTTCATAAATCGTTAAAACATAAGTCATGTGTTCCAtgcataaaacataatttaaatcatttaaaacttacagactggcagtgcggcttctgagctccgAGCAGCAAGCTAgtaaccctccaaggaccatggctctgataccaattgaaacatcctaaaactcctactgatttttttttaaacaaaactctctgataataaaataatgaatataaatatatatatgcctatacatatatatatcatacataaaaataactttacttaatttaaaatacataaacacaataaatacaataaaagtacacacattcaattaaatacttaaaattaattactaaataatcatttataaatattccataataaaattcctaaattccatgcatatactgaaaatctataataataaaacatatgcggaaataaacgttctagtctcaacataaaattcatcttagagcaatggtcacgggttctagctgcctggatactcatacgccctcgccgccagtcggaaacacattatccttattgacattttgctcacctgcaccatttaaatctagtgagcctagaggctcagcacgttctatccttatataacaaaatgaaaccacacacaagcacacatcatataaaatacgtgaatataaatatacgtgcatgatcttaaaattatatacatataaacatgaaataaaataattatactgatttatcataatgctaaacatgtatcatcatacttaataaatctcataaaataacttatcatgatttcttagttctcaataggtcgtatccatgtcggtggcatcatactaagcgattgattaatctataaaccaacgtacgcggcggtggggtttccacctctgtgctgccacttcaccagccctctcagttggatccataagctcatcatacttatacatcattaggaaggtcaccgggcccaagtatcccgacctccaaccacatcactttccaccttcacttcaacttccataaaaaaatatatttttcttaacatacatttaaaattatcataaaaattcttacatgatgcatgaactaaaaaaaaaatctcatttatttctttatttcatgaaaattcgcccgtaaatatatattttatttattttcttaaaaatcatacttatatatctaataaaaatgcatgcatgaattaaatatatatttacggaccttttaattttccaaggacttgtttgagctgctgaccacttaacttaaacccataaattcctagactgacacAATAAGTAATTAGCCCAACATGAACTGACCCATTAATTCTCATGGACCCCCAAATCCATGTAAAACTAATAAGCTCactaaaacattaattaaatccaTTAAATTACTtataattaatcaaataaattattaactaGTTCATTAACCTATAAATTAGACCGTTAAATTACTAAACCCGACACATCTTGgtccaataattctcatggatcacacggcccatgacaagttagtgggctcacttcattaattaattaagcccataattaaaattaaacttgtttaattaattaattaacttgaGCCCAAATTCATTTATTATTAACTTaatttcttatttaatttaaaataaaaatacccgagtccAACTAATATAACCCAAACCCGGACCAAACTAACTTGACCCattatattttagacccgacccggacccaaaaaaccaagcccggcccaccaaaacaAAAGACACAACCCTAGCCTTCCTCTCCCAAAGCCCAACTCACGGCAGCCCTGAGTGGCTTCAGAAAAACTGAACGTGCCGCCTGCTCAGGccacctttggccgtgaaaccactGCCCATACTTATATAACATCCAGGCGGTTCTAACGCAACAAATTTGACTTAAAATCGAGCTCTgaagaaggagaacgaaccaaaacaacagAACCCCTCTGCTGATGTACGCGCAGAATGCAACTCGACACTCAGGCCGTTTGGCCGCCCAGCTCCAGCCACCACCTGCCGGAGCACCACCTGGAATACCTTTCTCAAGGTCTGGCGGTTCTAACCCCACCAGAACTAGACCCTAACTCACCCTATGGACCAAGAACGAGCCATTTTTCTGAAACTACTCAAACTGCGTCAAAT
Proteins encoded:
- the LOC140883265 gene encoding protein ABIL1-like encodes the protein MEVEKAQPRTFDEVSMERSKSFVTALQELKNLRPQLHSAAEYCEKSYLHSEQKQMVLDNLKDYAVRALVNAIDHLGTVAYKLSDVLEQQTLEISSMDLKVTCLHQQLLTCQTYMDKEGLRQQQLLAIIPRHHKHYILPNSISKKVHFSPQIQTDPRQPVQARGASAATTLSWHLASETKSTLKGFPRGIMSTEDSKTSGNTSSAFNLSDMDDKAWMKSMSTSTVAMQALGVTRQEYMEGSKPVPPFRSFDIPRENLRPRAPGRSKSMISAFFAKPKTQQKLKTST